The DNA sequence TGCTCACCGCGGTCGGCATGCCCGCGGCATCCGGCCTCACCTGGGTGCTCTCGATCGTGGGCCTCGTGATCGTCGTCCGCGCCGCGCTGATCCCGCTGTTCGTCAAGCAGATCAAGAGCCAGCGGAAGATGATGGAAATCGCTCCTGAACTGCGAAAAGTCCAGGAGAAGTATCGCGGCAAGAAGGACCAGCTCAGCCGCGAGGCGATGAGCCGCGAGACCATGGCGCTCTACAAGAAGCACGGCACGACACCGATGTCGAGCTGTCTGCCTCTGCTGGTGCAGATGCCGGTGTTCTTCTCGCTCTACAGCGTGCTGAGCGACGTGAGCAAGCACGCCAAGGCGGGTATCGGTGGCGTCGGCTTCCTCAGCCCGGAGCTCACCAAGGAGTTCTATGACGCCAAGCTGTTCGGTGTCGCCTCACTCCACGAGACGCTGGGTAACGCTGTCGACGCAGAGAACACCACGGCGATCATCATCCTGGTCACTCTCGTGGTGCTCATGATCGCGTCGCAGTTCTTCACGCAGCTGCAGATCATCTCGAAGAACCTGTCGCCCGAGGCCAAGACCGGCCAGGCGTACCAGATGCAGAAGATCATGCTGTACGTGCTGCCGCTGGGCTTCATCTTCTCGGGTGTGTTCTTCCCGCTCGGCGTCGTCATCTACTGGTTCATCTCGAACCTCTGGACCATGGGTCAGCA is a window from the Microbacterium sp. LWO14-1.2 genome containing:
- the yidC gene encoding membrane protein insertase YidC codes for the protein MGLDLLLASTTPSPEPASGGFDLLGTILWPLKWLVEMVLVAWHWLLTAVGMPAASGLTWVLSIVGLVIVVRAALIPLFVKQIKSQRKMMEIAPELRKVQEKYRGKKDQLSREAMSRETMALYKKHGTTPMSSCLPLLVQMPVFFSLYSVLSDVSKHAKAGIGGVGFLSPELTKEFYDAKLFGVASLHETLGNAVDAENTTAIIILVTLVVLMIASQFFTQLQIISKNLSPEAKTGQAYQMQKIMLYVLPLGFIFSGVFFPLGVVIYWFISNLWTMGQQFLVIREMPTPGSDAAKAREERLARKGKAIDSSGKVVSMASYEAEQKRLLEEAERVKAEAPKRQQPVGKKRAKKKGSGS